The following coding sequences lie in one Pseudarthrobacter phenanthrenivorans Sphe3 genomic window:
- a CDS encoding shikimate 5-dehydrogenase, which produces MPILNKDMTLCISLSARPSNNGTRFHNHLYEQLDLNWIYKAFAPTNLEQAIAGVRGLGIRGCAISMPYKEDVIALVDEMDPSAKAIDSVNTIVNTDGHLKAYNTDYTAIEQLLAANDVPTSYSVLVQGAGGMAKATVAALRDAGFSDVTVLARNEATGRALAEQYGFQWRPALDGGTADLIINVTPIGMAGGAEAESLAFPQEAIDAARVVFDVVALPAETPLIKAARAAGKPVITGAEVATIQALEQFVLYTGVRPTAEQVRAAEEFMRAQ; this is translated from the coding sequence GTGCCCATTCTGAATAAAGACATGACCCTCTGCATCTCGCTCTCGGCCCGGCCCAGCAACAACGGGACCCGTTTCCACAACCACCTGTATGAGCAGCTGGACCTCAACTGGATCTACAAGGCGTTCGCCCCCACCAACCTGGAGCAGGCCATCGCCGGCGTGCGCGGGCTGGGCATCCGCGGCTGTGCCATCTCCATGCCGTACAAGGAAGACGTGATCGCCCTCGTGGACGAGATGGATCCTTCCGCGAAGGCCATCGACTCAGTGAACACCATCGTGAACACGGACGGACACCTTAAGGCGTACAACACCGACTACACCGCGATCGAGCAGCTCCTGGCCGCCAATGACGTCCCCACCAGCTACTCTGTCCTGGTCCAGGGTGCGGGTGGAATGGCCAAAGCCACTGTTGCCGCGCTCCGGGACGCCGGCTTCTCCGATGTCACTGTGCTCGCCCGGAACGAGGCCACGGGCCGGGCGCTCGCCGAACAGTACGGCTTCCAGTGGCGTCCGGCGCTCGACGGCGGGACGGCTGACCTGATCATCAATGTCACCCCCATCGGAATGGCCGGAGGGGCGGAGGCTGAGTCGCTCGCCTTTCCGCAGGAAGCGATCGACGCCGCCCGCGTAGTGTTCGACGTGGTTGCCCTGCCCGCCGAAACGCCGCTGATCAAGGCGGCACGGGCAGCAGGGAAACCCGTGATCACCGGGGCGGAGGTGGCCACCATCCAGGCGCTGGAGCAGTTCGTGCTTTACACCGGCGTGCGGCCCACTGCTGAGCAGGTGCGCGCCGCCGAGGAGTTCATGCGCGCCCAGTAG
- a CDS encoding glycoside hydrolase family 3 N-terminal domain-containing protein — protein sequence MTTEQKAGQVLLPFFKGKDVEAQAALIERLHLAGSIIMGDNVPLDAQGRMDVQGMAAINQRLAQAAAAGGRPWPGIIAVDQEGGQVARLGPPLTEWPTPMSYGAAGSAPLAKDAGQGLAAELVPLGFNVDFAPDTDVTIGPRDPTIGARSMSSDPGTAASLGVAFSQGMLAAGVLPAVKHFPGHGSVTVDSHVNLPVQPAPLAELSVRDWKPFEAAIAAGSPMVMTGHIAVPALEPGVPASLSGPTYAALRGLGFKGVAVTDALNMGAVAKQYPGGTAAVMALAAGADLLLMPADVGQAHAGIVQAVASGALPAERLDDAARRVATMMVWNSRTAAKTGAPAGSGAALSARISAQAVTVLTGACSGPLVPGAVQVAGGQPADRARFEAAATRAGLALGSGPVVSLIGFGGRGAGGDIAVALDAPWPLQDSTAPVKMALYGRSDGAFDALAAVLAGKAPAPGKLPAAVGGFPAGTGCPSPN from the coding sequence ATGACCACCGAACAGAAAGCGGGGCAGGTCCTGCTTCCGTTCTTCAAGGGCAAAGACGTGGAAGCGCAGGCGGCCCTGATCGAACGGCTGCACCTGGCCGGGTCCATCATCATGGGCGACAACGTTCCGCTCGATGCGCAGGGCCGGATGGACGTGCAGGGCATGGCAGCCATCAACCAGCGGCTCGCCCAGGCCGCAGCCGCCGGCGGCAGGCCCTGGCCCGGGATCATTGCCGTGGACCAGGAAGGCGGCCAGGTTGCCCGGCTGGGGCCGCCGCTGACGGAATGGCCCACGCCCATGAGCTACGGCGCCGCCGGGAGCGCGCCCCTGGCGAAGGACGCGGGCCAGGGGCTGGCGGCGGAGCTGGTCCCTCTGGGCTTCAATGTGGATTTCGCTCCGGATACGGATGTCACCATCGGCCCGAGGGACCCCACCATCGGTGCCAGGTCCATGTCCTCGGACCCCGGGACTGCCGCTTCCCTTGGCGTCGCCTTTTCCCAGGGAATGCTCGCCGCGGGAGTGTTGCCTGCGGTCAAGCACTTCCCGGGGCACGGATCGGTGACCGTTGACTCGCACGTCAACCTCCCCGTGCAGCCCGCCCCTCTTGCAGAACTCAGCGTCCGCGACTGGAAGCCCTTCGAGGCCGCCATCGCTGCCGGCTCGCCGATGGTGATGACGGGGCACATTGCGGTCCCTGCGCTGGAACCCGGCGTCCCGGCGTCGCTCTCCGGCCCCACCTATGCCGCGCTGCGGGGGCTGGGCTTCAAAGGCGTGGCGGTGACGGACGCCCTGAATATGGGCGCCGTGGCCAAGCAGTACCCCGGCGGAACCGCCGCAGTGATGGCCCTCGCCGCCGGCGCCGACCTCCTGCTGATGCCGGCCGACGTGGGGCAGGCGCATGCCGGCATCGTCCAGGCGGTGGCGTCCGGCGCGCTGCCCGCCGAGCGGCTGGATGACGCAGCGCGGAGGGTGGCCACGATGATGGTGTGGAACAGCCGGACGGCAGCGAAAACCGGCGCCCCGGCCGGAAGCGGCGCAGCACTCTCAGCCCGGATCTCGGCGCAGGCCGTTACCGTCCTCACGGGTGCGTGCAGCGGCCCCCTGGTGCCCGGTGCTGTCCAGGTGGCCGGCGGCCAGCCGGCGGACAGGGCACGGTTCGAGGCTGCGGCAACCCGCGCCGGGCTGGCTCTCGGTTCGGGACCGGTGGTCAGCCTGATCGGCTTCGGCGGGCGGGGCGCGGGAGGGGACATCGCCGTCGCACTCGATGCTCCCTGGCCCCTGCAGGACTCAACCGCGCCGGTTAAGATGGCCCTTTACGGCCGGAGCGACGGCGCCTTTGACGCCCTCGCCGCGGTCCTCGCCGGGAAGGCGCCCGCCCCCGGGAAGCTGCCGGCCGCCGTCGGAGGATTCCCGGCAGGCACCGGCTGCCCCTCTCCCAACTAA
- a CDS encoding glutamate--cysteine ligase, with translation MKIDFASSRQSTLGVEWELALVDGRTGELASVANEVLRGVASRHPELNEDDEHPHIKQELLLNTVELVTGICETAAEAKEDLSRSLAAVREITDPMGVELFCAGSHPFSPPQLQPVTDKARYAKLIDRTQWWGRQMVIYGVHVHVGLDSRDKALPVLDGLVNYFPHFQALSASSPFWGGEDTGYASQRALMFQQLPTAGLPFQFRSWEEYESYVQDMFTTGVIDTLSEIRWDIRPVPNLGTIEMRICDGLATLEEVGAIAALTQCLVDEFSTTLDNGGTIPTMPPWHVQENKWRAARYGMDAIIILDASGKEQLVTEHLLETLNRLEPVAKKLGCPDELADVEKIIRRGAGYQRQRKVAAEHGGDLQAVVLDLVKQMRNGPTA, from the coding sequence GTGAAGATCGACTTCGCTTCATCACGGCAGTCAACCCTTGGTGTTGAGTGGGAGCTCGCGCTGGTGGATGGCAGGACCGGCGAGCTCGCCTCCGTGGCCAACGAGGTACTCCGGGGCGTGGCATCGCGGCACCCGGAACTGAACGAAGACGACGAGCATCCGCACATCAAGCAGGAACTGCTGCTGAACACCGTTGAACTGGTCACCGGCATCTGTGAGACAGCCGCCGAGGCCAAGGAGGACCTCAGCCGTTCCCTCGCCGCGGTCCGCGAAATCACTGATCCCATGGGCGTGGAACTGTTCTGCGCCGGAAGCCACCCGTTCAGCCCGCCGCAGCTGCAGCCGGTGACGGACAAGGCCCGCTACGCCAAACTGATCGACCGCACCCAGTGGTGGGGCCGCCAGATGGTGATCTATGGCGTGCACGTCCACGTGGGGCTGGACAGCCGGGATAAGGCACTTCCTGTCCTGGACGGCCTGGTCAACTACTTCCCGCACTTCCAGGCGCTCTCCGCGTCCAGCCCGTTCTGGGGCGGCGAGGACACCGGCTACGCTTCGCAGCGGGCCCTGATGTTCCAGCAGCTTCCCACTGCGGGCCTGCCCTTCCAGTTCCGCTCCTGGGAAGAGTACGAGTCCTACGTCCAGGACATGTTCACCACGGGCGTGATCGACACCCTCTCCGAAATCCGCTGGGACATCCGCCCGGTTCCGAACCTTGGAACCATTGAAATGCGGATCTGCGACGGTCTGGCCACCCTGGAGGAAGTGGGCGCGATTGCTGCCCTGACCCAATGCCTCGTGGACGAATTCTCCACCACCCTGGACAACGGCGGGACCATTCCCACCATGCCGCCCTGGCACGTGCAGGAGAACAAATGGCGCGCGGCCCGGTACGGCATGGACGCGATCATCATCCTCGACGCCTCCGGTAAGGAGCAGCTGGTTACCGAGCACCTGCTGGAGACCCTGAACCGGCTGGAGCCCGTGGCGAAGAAGCTGGGCTGCCCGGACGAGCTGGCCGACGTCGAGAAAATCATCCGCCGCGGCGCCGGCTACCAGCGCCAGCGGAAGGTGGCCGCCGAGCACGGCGGGGACCTCCAGGCCGTAGTGCTGGACCTGGTCAAACAGATGCGGAACGGCCCCACCGCCTGA
- the tsaD gene encoding tRNA (adenosine(37)-N6)-threonylcarbamoyltransferase complex transferase subunit TsaD codes for MNRSQPLVLGIESSCDETGVGIVRGTTLLTNTVSSSMDEHVRFGGVIPEIASRAHLDAFVPTLEQALAGAGVTLDEVDAIAVTSGPGLAGALMVGVCAAKALAVATGKPLYAINHLVAHVGVGLLDGKDGGREPGTAPQLPDNLGALLVSGGHTEILKINSITDDVVLLGSTIDDAAGEAYDKVARILGLGYPGGPAIDKVARTGNPKSIRFPRGLSQPKYMGTAEEPGKHRYDWSFSGLKTAVARCVEQFEARGEEIPVADIAAAFQEAVVDIISSKAVLACREHGIKDVLLGGGVAANSRLRELTGQRCASAGIRLHVPPLNLCTDNGAMVAALGAQLVMAGVEPSGIRFAPDSSMPVTSVSLPA; via the coding sequence ATGAACCGATCCCAGCCACTGGTCCTGGGCATTGAATCGTCGTGCGACGAAACCGGCGTCGGCATTGTCCGCGGGACAACCCTGCTGACCAACACTGTGTCCTCCTCAATGGACGAACATGTGCGGTTCGGCGGGGTTATCCCGGAGATTGCGTCGCGGGCCCACCTTGATGCCTTTGTGCCCACCCTGGAACAGGCATTGGCCGGGGCCGGAGTGACGCTGGACGAGGTGGACGCCATTGCCGTTACCTCCGGACCGGGCCTGGCCGGAGCCCTCATGGTGGGAGTCTGCGCAGCCAAGGCCTTGGCCGTGGCCACCGGAAAGCCCCTGTACGCGATCAACCATTTGGTGGCCCACGTGGGCGTCGGTCTGCTGGACGGGAAGGACGGCGGCCGGGAACCCGGCACCGCCCCGCAGCTTCCGGACAACCTTGGCGCCCTGCTGGTGTCCGGAGGCCACACAGAAATCCTGAAAATCAACAGCATCACCGACGACGTGGTCCTGCTGGGCTCCACCATCGACGACGCCGCCGGGGAAGCCTATGACAAGGTGGCGCGGATCCTCGGCCTCGGTTACCCGGGCGGGCCTGCCATCGACAAGGTGGCCCGCACCGGCAACCCGAAATCCATTCGCTTCCCCCGCGGCCTGAGCCAGCCGAAGTACATGGGCACCGCCGAAGAGCCCGGCAAGCACCGCTACGACTGGTCCTTCAGCGGCCTCAAGACCGCGGTGGCCCGGTGCGTGGAGCAGTTCGAGGCGCGCGGCGAAGAGATTCCGGTGGCTGACATCGCCGCCGCCTTCCAGGAAGCCGTGGTGGACATCATCTCGTCCAAGGCTGTGCTGGCCTGCCGCGAGCACGGGATCAAGGACGTGCTGCTGGGCGGCGGCGTGGCCGCGAATTCCCGCCTCCGGGAGCTCACCGGGCAGCGCTGCGCGTCCGCCGGGATCCGGCTGCATGTGCCGCCGCTAAACCTGTGCACGGACAACGGCGCCATGGTGGCTGCCCTGGGTGCCCAGCTGGTGATGGCAGGAGTGGAGCCAAGCGGCATCCGTTTCGCGCCGGACTCGTCCATGCCGGTCACCTCGGTCTCACTCCCCGCCTAA
- the rimI gene encoding ribosomal protein S18-alanine N-acetyltransferase, translating to MTLEDVPAVSALEQRLFPVDAWPLQMFFDELSQPETRRYLVALGSNGIVGYAGLMCIEPIADVQTIAVVPEYEGRGIGTTLLTTLIEEARRRRAADVLLEVRADNPRAQQLYRRFGFEQIHVRPRYYRDGVDALIMRLQLTGIPGEGAHESGPATGEGTTTEAGQP from the coding sequence ATGACGCTCGAGGACGTGCCCGCCGTGAGTGCGCTGGAACAACGGCTCTTCCCCGTGGACGCCTGGCCCCTGCAGATGTTCTTCGACGAGCTGTCCCAGCCGGAAACCCGCCGCTACCTCGTGGCGCTGGGCAGCAACGGCATCGTGGGCTACGCCGGGCTGATGTGCATCGAACCCATCGCGGACGTCCAGACGATCGCCGTCGTCCCCGAATATGAGGGACGGGGCATCGGCACCACGCTGCTCACCACCCTCATTGAGGAGGCCCGCCGCAGGCGGGCAGCGGACGTCCTGCTGGAAGTCCGGGCCGACAACCCGCGGGCGCAGCAGCTGTACCGGCGCTTCGGCTTCGAACAGATCCACGTCCGCCCCCGGTACTACCGGGACGGCGTGGACGCCCTGATCATGCGGCTCCAGCTCACCGGCATCCCCGGCGAAGGGGCCCACGAATCCGGTCCGGCAACCGGCGAAGGAACAACCACGGAGGCAGGCCAGCCATGA
- the tsaB gene encoding tRNA (adenosine(37)-N6)-threonylcarbamoyltransferase complex dimerization subunit type 1 TsaB: MLLLAIDTSAVASAALVSDEAPDRVIAAFSTEDTRSHAEVLAPGIEEMLAAAGISGQDIDALVVGVGPGPFTGLRSGIATARTLSFVWGKPLYGLVSLDAIALEVAESTAAVREFLVVTDARRKEVYWARYTSEDGKLPSLEDGPHVSFAADLPELPAFGAGAGLYADALDCHPEFAQEQPDALYLGQFALARLAAGNGLLDSTPLYLRESDAQVPGPRKRAL, translated from the coding sequence ATGCTGCTCCTTGCCATCGACACCTCGGCCGTGGCCAGCGCCGCCCTGGTCTCGGACGAAGCGCCGGACAGGGTCATCGCCGCCTTCTCCACCGAGGACACCCGCAGCCATGCGGAAGTGCTAGCCCCTGGAATCGAGGAGATGCTGGCCGCCGCCGGTATCTCCGGGCAGGACATCGACGCGCTGGTGGTGGGCGTGGGGCCAGGCCCGTTCACTGGACTACGGTCGGGAATCGCGACGGCGCGGACGCTTTCGTTTGTCTGGGGCAAGCCCCTGTACGGGCTGGTCAGCCTGGACGCCATCGCGCTGGAGGTGGCAGAATCCACCGCCGCCGTCCGGGAATTCCTGGTGGTCACGGATGCGCGCCGCAAGGAGGTTTACTGGGCGCGGTACACATCGGAGGATGGCAAGCTTCCCAGCCTGGAAGACGGCCCGCACGTCAGCTTCGCGGCCGACCTGCCGGAGCTGCCCGCCTTCGGCGCCGGCGCCGGCCTCTATGCCGATGCCCTGGACTGCCACCCGGAGTTTGCCCAGGAACAGCCGGACGCCCTGTACTTGGGGCAGTTCGCGCTGGCCCGGCTCGCCGCCGGGAACGGACTCTTGGACTCGACACCCCTGTACCTCCGCGAATCCGACGCGCAGGTGCCCGGACCGCGGAAGAGGGCACTGTGA
- the tsaE gene encoding tRNA (adenosine(37)-N6)-threonylcarbamoyltransferase complex ATPase subunit type 1 TsaE translates to MSANGQAGLPNWEKTFTATTADQTQALAVRLASVLEAGDLLVLSGELGAGKTTFTQGLGEGLGVREGIISPTFVLVRIHPNLPDGPRPGGPDLVHVDAYRLESAAEIDDIDLENTMDSSVTVVEWGQDRVEHLSESRLEIDLHRAIGLGAMPSAGLDFDTEDADEPRTIVMRGYGPRWADAPELGAAREGAR, encoded by the coding sequence GTGAGTGCCAACGGCCAGGCTGGCCTTCCCAATTGGGAAAAGACTTTCACCGCGACGACGGCGGACCAGACCCAGGCGCTCGCCGTCCGCCTTGCGTCGGTGCTGGAGGCGGGGGACCTGCTGGTCCTCAGCGGTGAGCTGGGTGCCGGCAAGACCACCTTTACCCAAGGGCTCGGCGAAGGGCTGGGCGTCCGGGAGGGCATCATTTCCCCCACCTTCGTGCTGGTCCGCATCCACCCCAACCTGCCGGACGGGCCGCGGCCCGGCGGTCCGGACCTCGTCCACGTTGACGCCTACCGGCTCGAATCGGCGGCAGAGATCGACGACATCGACCTTGAGAACACCATGGACTCCTCGGTGACGGTGGTGGAGTGGGGACAGGACCGGGTGGAGCACCTCAGCGAGAGCAGGCTGGAGATCGACCTGCACCGCGCGATCGGGCTTGGCGCCATGCCCTCTGCCGGCCTGGACTTTGACACTGAAGACGCCGACGAGCCCCGCACCATTGTGATGCGCGGGTACGGCCCCCGGTGGGCTGACGCTCCGGAACTGGGCGCCGCCAGGGAAGGGGCGCGCTGA
- the alr gene encoding alanine racemase produces the protein MTYPATTGEFSAAPANGPRYERSAVIDLDAIRHNVRRLAAAASPAKVMAVVKADAYGHGAVPVARAALEAGASWLGVAHISEALALRAAGIDAPLLAWLHTPDSNFGAAVAAGVDIGCSGWELDRIVAAAREQERPARIHLKVDTGLGRNGATLDTWDHIVGEAMEYQDQGLLRVVGIFSHLAVADEPERPETDQQLATFREVLAVAEDAGVDPEVRHLANTPATLSRPDTHFDLVRVGLGIYGLSPFAGQSSAELGLRPAMTLRTLVSQCKEVPDGQGVSYGLRYHTTGASTLGLIPMGYADGVPRIATGGPVRVAGRTYPVVGRIAMDQMVIDFGSTVQAGSLLGAEAELFGDGSDGGPTADDWARAAGTINYEIVTRISPRVPRCFINEEDKSAASSQEDAA, from the coding sequence GTGACTTACCCCGCAACAACCGGCGAATTCAGTGCTGCCCCGGCCAACGGCCCCCGCTACGAACGGTCTGCCGTGATCGACCTTGACGCCATCCGGCACAACGTCCGCCGGCTGGCCGCTGCCGCCTCCCCGGCGAAAGTCATGGCCGTGGTCAAGGCCGATGCGTACGGGCACGGGGCGGTACCCGTGGCGCGCGCAGCCCTGGAGGCAGGGGCATCCTGGCTGGGTGTGGCCCACATTTCCGAAGCCCTGGCGCTCCGGGCCGCCGGGATCGACGCGCCGCTGCTCGCCTGGCTGCACACCCCGGACAGCAACTTCGGGGCAGCCGTCGCGGCCGGCGTCGATATTGGCTGCTCGGGCTGGGAACTGGACCGAATCGTGGCAGCCGCCCGGGAACAGGAGCGCCCCGCCCGCATCCACCTGAAAGTGGACACGGGGCTGGGACGCAACGGCGCCACCCTCGACACCTGGGACCACATCGTGGGCGAGGCGATGGAATACCAGGACCAGGGCCTGCTCCGCGTGGTGGGGATCTTCTCCCACCTTGCCGTCGCCGACGAACCCGAGCGCCCTGAAACGGACCAGCAGCTGGCCACCTTCCGTGAGGTCCTCGCCGTTGCGGAGGACGCCGGCGTGGACCCTGAGGTGCGGCACCTCGCCAATACCCCCGCAACCCTGTCCCGGCCCGATACCCACTTCGACCTGGTCCGGGTGGGACTGGGCATCTACGGGCTGTCCCCGTTCGCCGGGCAGAGTTCCGCTGAACTGGGACTCCGTCCGGCCATGACCCTGCGGACCCTCGTGTCGCAGTGCAAGGAGGTGCCGGACGGGCAGGGCGTCTCCTACGGCCTCCGCTACCATACGACCGGCGCCAGCACGCTGGGACTGATCCCGATGGGCTATGCGGACGGGGTGCCGCGGATCGCCACCGGCGGGCCGGTCAGGGTGGCCGGGAGGACCTACCCTGTGGTGGGCAGGATTGCGATGGACCAGATGGTCATCGACTTCGGCAGCACGGTCCAGGCGGGGAGCCTGCTGGGTGCCGAAGCGGAACTGTTCGGCGACGGCTCCGACGGCGGCCCCACCGCCGATGACTGGGCGCGGGCCGCCGGAACCATCAACTACGAAATCGTCACCAGGATCAGTCCCAGGGTGCCGCGCTGCTTCATCAATGAAGAGGACAAGAGCGCCGCATCCAGCCAGGAGGATGCCGCGTGA
- a CDS encoding carbohydrate kinase family protein, giving the protein MDAIPARPFDPLAAVRSPATPGFDVLLAGTVFQDIIFTGLPHAPEPGTEIWSDGMGSCPGGVANQAIAAARLGLRTGLAAAFGDDGYGDFNWKILSGQEHVDLTLSRRVPGWHSPVTVSLCVEKDRSLVTHGDAPPITSSELIGDPPPALAGIAEVGMEIEPWAKAAHHAGVKLFGDVGWDPSGEWAPVRLDNLEYFHAFLPNQREAMAFTGKDDPWTALYALADRVPVAVVTLGAQGAMAVDSETGEEEWVPSLPVKAYDPTGAGDCFDAAFIVGSLAGWPLGDRLRFANLCASLAVQEVGGSLAAPGWGDIADWWKRANARPERQMSQWLRRFGFLADIIQDVPLAAQRRASATIAHLSDA; this is encoded by the coding sequence ATGGACGCGATCCCAGCCCGCCCGTTCGATCCACTGGCGGCCGTCCGCTCGCCGGCGACCCCCGGTTTCGATGTTTTGCTGGCCGGCACCGTTTTTCAGGACATCATCTTTACCGGCCTCCCGCACGCACCGGAACCAGGCACCGAAATCTGGAGCGACGGCATGGGCAGCTGCCCCGGCGGGGTGGCCAACCAGGCCATCGCGGCGGCGCGGCTGGGGCTGCGGACAGGGCTGGCGGCCGCATTCGGCGACGACGGCTATGGGGACTTCAACTGGAAGATCCTGTCCGGGCAGGAGCATGTGGATCTCACCTTGTCCCGGCGCGTGCCGGGCTGGCATTCGCCCGTCACCGTCTCGCTCTGCGTGGAGAAGGACCGGTCCCTGGTGACCCACGGCGACGCCCCACCCATCACCTCCTCGGAGCTCATCGGAGATCCGCCGCCCGCGCTCGCGGGCATCGCGGAAGTGGGCATGGAGATCGAGCCGTGGGCCAAGGCCGCCCACCATGCAGGGGTCAAGCTGTTCGGTGATGTCGGCTGGGACCCCAGCGGCGAGTGGGCTCCCGTCCGGCTGGACAACCTGGAGTATTTCCACGCCTTCCTGCCCAACCAGCGCGAGGCCATGGCGTTCACGGGCAAGGATGATCCGTGGACCGCCCTGTACGCCCTGGCGGACCGGGTTCCCGTCGCGGTCGTGACCTTGGGGGCGCAGGGCGCCATGGCGGTGGACTCGGAAACGGGGGAGGAGGAGTGGGTGCCGTCGCTGCCGGTAAAGGCCTACGATCCCACCGGCGCAGGGGACTGTTTCGACGCCGCGTTCATCGTCGGCAGCCTTGCCGGCTGGCCGCTGGGGGACAGGCTGCGTTTCGCCAACCTCTGTGCCTCACTCGCGGTTCAGGAAGTGGGAGGATCACTGGCCGCCCCCGGCTGGGGGGACATTGCCGACTGGTGGAAGCGCGCGAACGCACGCCCCGAGCGGCAGATGAGCCAGTGGCTGCGGCGCTTCGGCTTCCTCGCCGACATCATCCAGGACGTCCCGCTGGCCGCCCAGCGCAGGGCTTCCGCCACCATCGCCCACCTCTCCGATGCCTGA
- a CDS encoding family 4 glycosyl hydrolase, with amino-acid sequence MRLLIAGGGGFRVPLIYRALASGRYAGVVTELVLHDVDPARLDAIMAVLRSMPEGIGGRVPVRAATSLPEALPGAEMVFAAIRPGGTAGRVADEKVAQRLGLLGQETTGAGGISYALRTIPPMLHLARLMKEHCPHAWLVNFTNPAGMVTEALLPVLGKRVIGICDSAGGLVQRAARAAGAALPEGRLDGVGYYGLNHLGWLYRLESGGRDVLPELLSDPRALASFEEGRLFPQPFLARLGSLPNEYLYYYYRGDAARKAMRAMARTRGETIHDQQQELYPRLTAAGTDAYRLWEEARRSREEGYLAEARGKDEQRDQDDLAGGGYERVALAAMRALSGAGDTELILNTRNSLPAATQAPAAEAAPPQAAIPGLPADAVVEVPCVVTTDGALPLAQELPPEPQLGLLRQVKEVERLTVRAATYGDREAALEAFARHPLVGSHELAVALLAGYEQEFPALRDLWGGGGR; translated from the coding sequence ATGCGGCTTCTGATTGCCGGCGGCGGCGGTTTCCGGGTGCCGCTGATCTACCGGGCACTGGCTTCCGGGCGCTACGCCGGGGTGGTCACGGAACTGGTGCTGCATGACGTTGACCCCGCACGCCTGGACGCGATCATGGCCGTGCTGCGCAGCATGCCGGAAGGGATCGGCGGCCGGGTTCCCGTCCGTGCAGCCACCAGCCTTCCAGAAGCATTGCCAGGGGCGGAAATGGTGTTCGCCGCGATCCGCCCGGGCGGTACGGCGGGACGGGTGGCGGACGAAAAAGTGGCGCAACGGCTTGGTTTACTGGGGCAGGAAACCACGGGCGCGGGTGGAATTTCCTACGCCCTCAGGACCATCCCGCCCATGCTCCACCTTGCCCGCCTCATGAAGGAGCACTGCCCGCATGCCTGGCTGGTTAACTTCACCAATCCCGCGGGCATGGTGACGGAGGCGCTGCTCCCGGTGCTGGGCAAGCGGGTTATCGGCATCTGCGACTCCGCGGGGGGCCTGGTGCAGCGCGCCGCACGTGCCGCGGGCGCGGCGTTGCCCGAGGGAAGGCTCGACGGCGTGGGCTACTACGGCCTCAACCACCTGGGCTGGCTCTACCGTCTGGAGTCCGGCGGGCGGGACGTGCTGCCGGAGTTGCTCTCAGACCCGCGGGCGCTTGCATCATTCGAAGAGGGCCGGCTGTTCCCCCAGCCGTTCCTCGCCCGCCTGGGATCCCTGCCGAATGAATACCTCTATTACTACTACCGAGGAGACGCTGCCCGGAAAGCAATGCGGGCGATGGCCCGGACCCGCGGCGAAACCATCCACGACCAGCAGCAGGAACTGTATCCCCGCCTCACCGCCGCCGGCACCGATGCCTACCGGCTCTGGGAGGAGGCCCGCCGGTCCCGTGAGGAGGGCTACCTGGCCGAAGCCCGGGGCAAGGATGAGCAGCGGGATCAGGACGATCTTGCCGGCGGGGGCTACGAACGCGTTGCCCTCGCCGCGATGCGGGCCCTGTCCGGAGCCGGCGACACCGAGCTGATCCTGAACACCCGCAACTCCCTGCCGGCGGCAACCCAGGCACCGGCAGCTGAAGCAGCCCCTCCACAGGCCGCCATTCCCGGTCTGCCGGCAGACGCCGTCGTCGAAGTTCCGTGCGTGGTGACCACGGACGGCGCCCTGCCGCTGGCCCAGGAACTGCCGCCGGAGCCGCAGCTTGGACTGCTCCGGCAGGTGAAGGAGGTGGAGCGCCTTACGGTCCGCGCAGCCACTTACGGGGACCGGGAGGCGGCCCTGGAAGCCTTCGCCCGGCATCCGCTGGTGGGTTCCCATGAACTGGCGGTGGCGCTGCTGGCGGGGTACGAGCAGGAGTTCCCCGCGCTGCGGGACCTGTGGGGCGGTGGCGGGCGTTGA